A stretch of the Musa acuminata AAA Group cultivar baxijiao chromosome BXJ2-7, Cavendish_Baxijiao_AAA, whole genome shotgun sequence genome encodes the following:
- the LOC135616824 gene encoding transcription factor bHLH30-like, with the protein MENQIEIPYHMVHGCGGGEEHFFPGGDGSVVSAAINPTLPWCLPSIHSIGETHHQFSHSNPGLDQQLICPDLPPFAPPLYADMYNSRRTLSGLQFPSDSPGLMAGATVGLHRFLRAEGSASSSLFGTIHEELEKLTAQEIMEAKAFAASKSHSEAERRRRERINGHLAKLRSMLPNTTKTDKASLLAEVIQHVKELKRQTSEIVEESPLPTEDDELTVDSICDDDGKFIVRASLCCDDRPDLLPDLTSALKTLKLRILKAEITTVGGRVKNVLVITEEHNANGYDDQQELVAAIEDALKAVVEQTAEHDLSSSGGTKRQRTTSLLSAVEHSSI; encoded by the exons ATGGAGAATCAAATAGAAATCCCTTACCATATGGTTCATGGCTGCGGAGGAGGTGAAGAACACTTCTTTCCAGGAGGAGATGGAAGCGTTGTTTCTGCTGCTATTAATCCTACCTTGCCATGGTGTCTTCCTTCGATTCACTCTATCGGCGAAACCCATCATCAGTTCTCACATAGCAATCCTGGACTGGATCAACAACTCATATGCCCCGATCTGCCTCCCTTTGCCCCTCCTTTGTATGCGGATATGTACAATAGCAGGAGGACCTTGAGTGGCTTGCAATTCCCTTCGGATTCGCCCGGATTAATGGCTGGTGCTACTGTGGGCTTACATAGATTTCTACGAGCAGAAGGGTCGGCTTCTTCGTCTCTCTTTGGGACCATTCATGAAGAATTGGAGAAGCTGACTGCCCAGGAAATCATGGAAGCCAAGGCTTTTGCTGCATCCAAGAGCCATAGCGAGGCCGAGCGCAGGCGTCGGGAGCGCATCAATGGTCATCTTGCCAAGTTGCGCAGCATGCTCCCAAACACCACCAAG ACGGATAAAGCATCATTGCTAGCCGAGGTCATCCAGCACGTGAAGGAACTGAAACGGCAGACGTCAGAGATCGTAGAAGAGAGCCCGCTGCCTACCGAAGACGACGAGCTCACCGTCGACTCCATATGCGACGATGACGGCAAGTTCATCGTCAGGGCGTCTTTGTGTTGCGACGACCGCCCTGACCTACTTCCGGATCTCACCAGCGCCCTGAAAACACTAAAGCTTCGCATCCTCAAGGCGGAGATCACCACCGTCGGTGGCCGCGTGAAGAACGTCCTCGTCAtcaccgaggagcacaacgccaaTGGTTACGACGACCAGCAGGAATTGGTAGCAGCCATCGAGGATGCCTTAAAGGCAGTCGTGGAGCAGACAGCAGAGCACGATCTATCCTCATCCGGTGGAACAAAACGGCAGCGGACGACAAGCTTGCTTAGTGCAGTCGAACACAGCTCCATTTAG
- the LOC135616823 gene encoding thylakoid lumenal 29 kDa protein, chloroplastic-like → MAGVSFLSTLTSLRLRPHSPRPSLAFAAPEISSVVVCCYRRAEDAGEADERCVYHRRDVLRCVGAVVGMELISSSGSLTGVSNAADLIQRRQRSEFQSSIKGTLSTMIKGHPDLVPSILTLALNDTMTYDKATKSGGPNGSIRLSAELGRPENSGLSAALDLIMEAKKGIDTYSKGGPISFADLIQYAAQASIKKTFLDSAIQKCGGKEDKGKLLYTAYGSNGQWGLFDKQFGRKDAEAPDPEGRIPQWNKASVQEMKAKFTAIGLGPRQLAVMSAFLGSDQLATENLLSSDPEVRPWVEKYQRSRETISQTDYEVDLITTLTKLSSLGQKIDYEAYTYPVKKIELSKLKL, encoded by the exons ATGGCGGGAGTTTCGTTCCTCTCCACGCTTACATCGCTCCGTCTCCGTCCTCACTCGCCTCGGCCCTCTCTGGCCTTTGCCGCCCCCGAGATCTCCAGT GTCGTCGTCTGCTGCTACCGCAGAGCGGAAGACGCTGGTGAAGCCGATGAAAGATGCGTGTATCATAGGAGGGATGTTCTTAGATGCGTCGGCGCTGTCGTTGGCATG GAACTGATTTCAAGCTCAGGATCACTAACAGGAGTGTCCAATGCTGCTGATCTGATACAACGTAGACAACGTTCTGAGTTTCAGT CAAGTATCAAAGGAACTCTCTCAACAATGATAAAG GGACATCCAGATCTTGTTCCATCCATACTTACGCTAGCACTAAATGATACAATGACATATGACAAG GCTACAAAATCTGGGGGCCCAAATGGATCAATCCGTTTGAG TGCGGAACTAGGAAGACCTGAAAATAGTGGACTTTCTGCTGCTTTGGATCTCATAATGGAAGCAAAAAAGGGGATTGACACATATTCCAAAGGAGGGCCAATTTCATTTGCTGACCTCATCCAGTATGCCG CCCAAGCATCAATCAAGAAAACATTCCTTGATTCTGCAATCCAGAAATGTGGTGGAAAGGAAGACAAAGGAAAACTACTATACACAGCATATGGCTCAAACGGTCAG TGGGGCTTGTTTGACAAACAATTTGGGCGTAAGGATGCTGAAGCTCCTGATCCAGAAGGAAGGATCCCTCAGTGGAACAAGGCTTCTGTCCAGGAAATGAAAGCAAAGTTCACTGCTATTGGCCTCGGTCCTCGCCAG CTGGCAGTGATGTCTGCGTTTCTTGGTTCTGATCAGTTGGCAACAGAGAACCTTTTGTCATCTGATCCTGAAGTCCGTCCTTGGGTTGAGAAGTATCAACGTAGCCGAGAAACTATATCCCAGACAGATTATGAG GTTGATCTGATAACAACGCTCACAAAACTGAGTTCTCTTGGTCAGAAAATTGATTATGAAGCATACACTTACCCTGTGAAGAAGATTGAGTTAAGTAAATTAAAATTGTAA
- the LOC135616825 gene encoding probable auxin efflux carrier component 1c: MITLGDFYNVMTAVVPLYVAMILAYGSVKWWKIFTPLQCSGINRFVALFAVPLLSFHFISGNNPYTMNLRFIAADTLQKLMVLAALTAWGCLSRRGRLDWTITTFSLSTLPNTLVMGIPLLRGMYGEVSHSLMVQIVVLQCIIWYTLMLFLFEYRAAKLLIAEQFPDTAGAIASISVDSDVVSLDGREMLETETQIKEDGKLHVTVRRSNASRSDIHSRRSLGFSATTPRPSNLTNAEIYSLQSSRNPTPRGSSFNHNDFYNMVGRSSNFGAADVYGIRGAAATTPRPSNFEEEHGAGNTASAKPRFQYQLPVTTTAAAPHYPAPNPAVFAPTATAAPKTMGPKRANGQAHLLKSEDGGAKDLHMFVWSSSASPVSEAFGNSKEYGLPATEASGLKEVRMEVSPGKVDGWKDGRDDYLEREEFSFANKATMDKEGAQQEGDEKANNEANKGGLREVKAMPPTSVMTRLILIMVWRKLIRNPNTYSSLIGLIWSLVCFRWNFQMPAIVLRSISILSDAGLGMAMFSLGLFMALQPRIIACGNKAAAFAMAVRFLTGPAVMAAASLVVGLRGVLLHIAIVQAALPQGIVPFVFAKEYNVHPDILSTAVIFGMLIALPITLVFYILMGI, from the exons atgatcacgttgggagactTCTACAATGTGATGACGGCGGTGGTGCCGCTGTACGTGGCGATGATCCTGGCTTACGGGTCGGTGAAGTGGTGGAAGATCTTCACGCCGTTGCAGTGCTCCGGCATCAACCGCTTCGTGGCGCTGTTCGCGGTGCCGCTGCTCTCCTTCCACTTCATCTCCGGGAACAACCCCTACACCATGAACCTCCGATTCATCGCCGCCGACACGCTGCAGAAGCTGATGGTGCTGGCGGCGCTCACCGCCTGGGGCTGCCTCAGCCGCCGTGGCCGCCTCGACTGGACCATCACTACCTTCTCCCTCTCCACCCTCCCCAACACCCTGGTGATGGGCATCCCCCTCCTCCGGGGCATGTACGGCGAAGTCTCCCACAGCCTCATGGTCCAGATCGTCGTCCTCCAGTGTATCATCTGGTACACCCTCATGCTCTTCCTCTTCGAGTACCGCGCCGCCAAGCTTCTCATCGCCGAGCAGTTCCCCGACACCGCCGGGGCCATCGCCTCCATCAGCGTCGACTCCGACGTCGTCTCGCTCGACGGGCGCGAGATGCTGGAGACGGAGACGCAGATCAAGGAGGACGGCAAGCTGCATGTGACCGTCCGGCGATCGAACGCTTCGCGGTCGGACATCCACTCCAGGCGGTCGCTCGGCTTCTCGGCCACCACCCCTCGCCCCTCCAACCTCACCAACGCCGAGATCTATTCGCTGCAGTCGTCGCGGAACCCCACGCCGAGAGGCTCCAGCTTCAACCACAACGACTTCTACAACATGGTGGGCAGGAGCTCCAATTTCGGCGCTGCCGACGTCTACGGCATCCGAGGGGCGGCGGCGACGACGCCCAGACCATCCAACTTCGAGGAGGAGCACGGCGCCGGCAATACTGCGTCCGCCAAGCCCCGGTTCCAGTACCAATTGCCAGTGACCACGACCGCAGCAGCTCCGCACTACCCGGCTCCAAACCCAGCCGTGTTCGCTCCGACAGCGACGGCGGCTCCGAAGACGATGGGACCTAAAAGGGCCAACGGACAAGCTCATCTGCTGAAATCGGAGGACGGTGGGGCGAAGGATCTGCACATGTTCGTGTGGAGCTCCAGCGCGTCTCCGGTCTCCGAAGCGTTCGGTAACAGCAAGGAGTACGGTTTGCCGGCGACCGAAGCTTCCGGCTTAAAAGAAGTCAGAATGGAAGTTTCTCCGGGCAAAG TGGACGGATGGAAGGACGGCAGGGACGACTATTTAGAGCGGGAGGAGTTCAGCTTTGCGAACAAGGCAACCATGGACAAAGAGGGTGCTCAGCAGGAGGGAGACGAGAAAGCCAACAATGAGGCCAACAAGGGAGGGCTCAGAGAAGTGAAAGCCATGCCGCCGACGAGCGTGATGACCAGGCTGATCCTGATCATGGTGTGGCGGAAGCTGATCCGCAACCCCAACACCTACTCCAGCTTGATCGGCCTCATCTGGTCCCTCGTCTGCTTCAG ATGGAACTTTCAGATGCCCGCGATCGTACTGCGTTCCATCTCCATACTGTCGGACGCCGGCCTAGGCATGGCCATGTTCAGCCTCG GTCTGTTCATGGCCTTGCAGCCAAGGATCATAGCATGTGGGAACAAGGCAGCAGCTTTTGCTATGGCGGTGAGGTTCCTAACAGGCCCCGCTGTCATGGCTGCCGCTTCTCTTGTCGTCGGTCTTCGTGGTGTCCTCTTGCACATCGCCATTGTACAG GCAGCACTGCCCCAAGGCATCGTTCCCTTCGTATTCGCAAAGGAGTACAATGTACATCCGGACATTCTCAGCACAGC GGTGATATTTGGGATGCTAATCGCCTTGCCTATAACCCTGGTGTTCTACATCCTAATGGGCATCTGA